A genomic stretch from Capricornis sumatraensis isolate serow.1 chromosome 4, serow.2, whole genome shotgun sequence includes:
- the BTG1 gene encoding protein BTG1 gives MHPFYSRAATMIGEIAAAVSFISKFLRTKGLTSERQLQTFSQSLQELLAEHYKHHWFPEKPCKGSGYRCIRINHKMDPLIGQAAQRIGLSSQELFRLLPSELTLWVDPYEVSYRIGEDGSICVLYEASPAGGSTQNSTNVQMVDSRISCKEELLLGRTSPSKNYNMMTVSG, from the exons aTGCATCCCTTCTACAGTCGGGCCGCCACCATGATAGGCGAGATCGCCGCCGCCGTGTCCTTCATCTCTAAGTTCCTCCGCACCAAGGGGCTCACGAGCGAGCGACAACTGCAGACCTTCAGTCAGAGCCTGCAGGAGCTGCTGGCAG AACATTATAAACATCACTGGTTCCCAGAGAAGCCCTGCAAGGGATCAGGTTACCGTTGTATTCGCATCAACCATAAAATGGATCCTCTGATTGGACAGGCAGCGCAGCGGATTGGACTGAGCAGTCAGGAGCTGTTCAGGCTTCTCCCAAGTGAACTCACGCTCTGGGTTGACCCGTACGAAGTGTCCTACAGAATTGGCGAGGATGGCTCCATCTGTGTGCTGTACGAAGCCTCACCAGCAGGAGGTAGCACCCAAAACAGCACCAACGTGCAAATGGTAGACAGCAGAATCAGCTGTAAGGAGGAACTTCTCTTGGGCAGAACAAGCCCTTCCAAAAACTACAATATGATGACTGTATCAGGTTAA